Proteins from a single region of Bradyrhizobium diazoefficiens:
- a CDS encoding putative hydro-lyase has translation MTVLVAVQQTETPDTLPSRQARLAYRAGQVGSTAGVAPGFVQGNLVILPAEYAGAFHRFCQLNPKPCPIIGMSDVGSPHIPALGADLDIRTDVPRYRVWRDGEVVDEPTNVKSYWRDDLVTFVLGCSFSFEEALLDEGLPIRHVEQNVRVPMYRTNIACGEAGPFAGPMVVSMRPFNPADAIRAVQITSRYPAVHGAPVHLGHPHLIGIKDIAKPDYGDPVPVADDEIPVFWACGVTPQSVINAAKVPFAITHSPGLMLVTDLKNRNMAVI, from the coding sequence ATGACTGTTTTGGTGGCAGTGCAGCAAACTGAAACACCCGACACGCTCCCGAGCCGCCAGGCGCGGCTCGCCTATCGTGCCGGCCAGGTCGGCTCTACCGCGGGCGTGGCCCCCGGCTTCGTCCAGGGCAATCTGGTGATCCTGCCGGCGGAATACGCCGGTGCTTTTCACCGCTTCTGTCAGCTCAATCCGAAACCGTGCCCGATCATCGGCATGTCGGATGTCGGCAGCCCGCACATCCCGGCGCTCGGCGCCGATCTCGACATTCGTACCGACGTGCCGCGCTACCGCGTCTGGCGCGACGGCGAAGTGGTCGACGAGCCGACCAATGTGAAGAGCTACTGGCGCGACGACCTCGTAACCTTCGTGCTCGGTTGCTCTTTCTCGTTCGAGGAAGCGCTGCTCGACGAGGGCTTGCCGATCCGTCACGTCGAGCAGAACGTGCGCGTGCCGATGTACCGCACCAACATCGCCTGCGGCGAGGCCGGCCCGTTCGCCGGTCCCATGGTGGTGTCGATGCGCCCGTTCAATCCGGCGGATGCGATCCGCGCGGTGCAGATCACCTCGCGCTATCCCGCCGTGCACGGCGCGCCCGTGCATCTCGGTCATCCACATCTGATCGGTATCAAGGACATCGCCAAGCCTGACTACGGCGATCCGGTGCCGGTCGCCGACGACGAGATCCCAGTGTTCTGGGCCTGCGGCGTGACGCCGCAATCAGTCATCAATGCTGCCAAGGTTCCGTTCGCGATCACGCATTCGCCTGGCCTTATGCTGGTGACAGATCTGAAGAACAGGAATATGGCCGTGATTTAG
- a CDS encoding SDR family oxidoreductase, whose product MDLHLRGKRVLITGASKGIGAAAAEAFAEEGAHLLLAARSGDQLRALAERLRSAHQIDAATSIVDLRKAEDIARLAREAAHIDVLVNNAGDIPGGSIDKIDEATWRHAWELKVFGYINLTRQIYAQMKARGGGVIINDIGAAGEKFDANYICGSAGNAALMAFTRGLGGKSLADNIRVVGINPGPVGTDRHVTLLKTRAKHQFGDETRYKEFQKSLPLGRPAHAREIGDLMAFLASDRAGYTSGVIYTVDGGISAGWS is encoded by the coding sequence ATGGATCTGCATCTGCGTGGCAAGCGCGTCCTGATCACAGGCGCGTCCAAGGGCATTGGCGCAGCCGCCGCCGAAGCGTTTGCCGAGGAAGGTGCGCATCTCCTGCTCGCCGCCCGCAGCGGCGACCAGCTCAGGGCGTTGGCCGAGCGCCTGCGCTCGGCGCACCAGATCGATGCCGCAACGAGCATCGTGGATTTACGCAAGGCCGAGGACATCGCGCGGCTCGCCAGGGAGGCCGCCCACATCGACGTGCTTGTAAACAACGCCGGCGACATCCCCGGCGGCTCCATCGACAAGATCGACGAAGCGACCTGGCGACACGCCTGGGAATTGAAGGTGTTCGGGTATATCAACCTTACGCGGCAGATCTACGCGCAGATGAAGGCCAGGGGCGGCGGCGTCATCATCAACGACATTGGTGCTGCCGGCGAGAAGTTCGATGCCAATTACATCTGCGGCAGCGCCGGCAACGCCGCGCTGATGGCCTTCACCCGCGGACTGGGCGGCAAGAGCCTTGCCGACAATATCCGCGTGGTCGGCATCAATCCCGGCCCTGTCGGCACCGACCGTCACGTTACGCTGCTGAAGACGCGGGCGAAGCACCAGTTCGGCGACGAGACGCGTTACAAGGAATTCCAGAAAAGCCTACCGCTCGGCCGCCCCGCACATGCGCGCGAGATCGGCGACCTCATGGCATTCCTCGCATCGGATCGCGCCGGCTATACGTCGGGTGTGATCTACACTGTCGACGGCGGCATCAGCGCGGGATGGAGTTAA
- a CDS encoding amino acid ABC transporter permease, whose translation MSAITEMPDLPRAARRPQIGNPVLRWLRSNLFSSIPNGILTVVLLAVLAKGVIGFVQWGIVNAVWLTPANDSNACKAVRGLGACWAIIPEKYRFILFGTFPFNQQWRPGLSVLLFIALFYLSTRRALWRRELAYLWIGALAMISVLMWGGVLGLSFVSQDRWGGLPVTLILATFGLAFGFPLGILVALGRRSKLPAIRSLSVLYVELIRGVPLVSLLFMASVMFPLFMPSGFNIDKLLRAQIAIILFAGAYLAEVIRGGLQAVPRGQYEAADALGLSYWRKQRLVVLPQAIRHVIPPLVNTFIAFFKDTSLVLIIGIFDLLTTAKTAIIDPAWQQFSVEVYIFVAAIYFVFCFAMSRYSRSLEAMRGR comes from the coding sequence ATGAGCGCAATCACTGAGATGCCTGATCTGCCGCGTGCCGCCCGCCGTCCGCAAATCGGCAATCCGGTGCTGCGCTGGCTGCGCAGTAATCTGTTCTCGTCGATCCCCAACGGCATTCTGACGGTCGTTTTGCTGGCGGTGCTGGCGAAAGGCGTGATCGGCTTCGTGCAGTGGGGCATCGTCAATGCGGTCTGGCTCACGCCGGCCAATGATTCCAACGCCTGCAAGGCGGTGCGTGGTCTTGGCGCCTGCTGGGCGATCATCCCCGAGAAATACCGCTTTATCCTGTTCGGCACCTTTCCGTTCAACCAGCAATGGCGACCTGGGCTGTCGGTGCTGTTGTTCATTGCGCTGTTCTATCTCTCCACGCGGCGCGCGCTATGGCGGCGCGAACTGGCTTATCTCTGGATCGGGGCGCTCGCGATGATCAGCGTGCTGATGTGGGGCGGGGTGCTTGGGCTTTCCTTCGTCTCGCAGGACCGCTGGGGCGGATTGCCGGTGACGCTGATCCTGGCGACGTTCGGATTGGCATTCGGTTTCCCGCTCGGCATTTTGGTCGCGCTCGGCCGGCGCTCAAAGCTGCCGGCGATCCGATCGCTGAGCGTGCTCTATGTCGAACTGATCCGGGGCGTGCCGCTGGTCAGTCTCCTGTTCATGGCGAGCGTGATGTTTCCGCTGTTCATGCCGAGCGGATTCAACATCGACAAGCTGTTGCGCGCGCAGATCGCGATCATCCTGTTCGCGGGCGCCTATCTTGCCGAAGTCATCCGCGGTGGTCTCCAGGCCGTACCGCGCGGGCAATACGAGGCTGCTGACGCGTTGGGACTTTCTTATTGGCGCAAGCAGCGGCTGGTCGTCCTGCCGCAGGCGATCCGCCATGTCATCCCGCCGCTGGTCAACACCTTTATCGCGTTCTTCAAGGACACCAGTCTTGTGCTGATCATCGGTATCTTTGATCTGCTGACGACGGCCAAGACCGCGATCATCGATCCGGCCTGGCAGCAGTTTTCGGTCGAGGTCTATATCTTCGTTGCCGCGATCTATTTCGTCTTCTGCTTCGCGATGTCGCGCTATAGCCGGAGCCTGGAGGCGATGCGAGGAAGGTGA
- a CDS encoding Zn-dependent hydrolase, whose amino-acid sequence MSRAASNLQIDSARLWGSIHETAQFGATAKGGVRRLTLSSEDKQVRDWFRKACEEAGLEVHVDALGSQFGLRKGRDMSKLPVGIGSHLDTQPTGGKYDGILGTLGALEVIRTLNDAGIETEAPICIVNWTNEEGSRFAPAMMASAAYVGDFTTDDILSRKDIEGTTVSEALDSIGYRGDKPVGFQKLGCFVELHIEQGPILEAEGRTIGVVDSGQGVLWYDGKISGFESHAGSTPMPLRRDALATLSEIVLAMEAIARKHGPNAVGTIGEAVIANPSRNVIPGEIAFTMDCRSADGAIMDALNRDLRAAIAEIAARRKVEVKIDLVWRKPPTHFDPKLVAAVENAAKALGYSSRRITSGAGHDACNLNTIMPAAMVFVPCKDGISHNELEDATQADCAAGTNVLMHTMLAIAGVAS is encoded by the coding sequence ATGAGCCGAGCCGCCAGCAACCTGCAAATCGATTCCGCCCGCCTCTGGGGCTCCATCCACGAGACCGCGCAATTCGGCGCGACGGCCAAAGGCGGTGTGCGACGGCTGACGCTGAGCAGCGAAGACAAGCAGGTGCGCGACTGGTTCCGAAAGGCCTGCGAGGAAGCCGGCCTCGAAGTGCATGTCGATGCGCTCGGCTCGCAGTTCGGCTTGCGCAAGGGCCGCGACATGTCGAAGCTCCCCGTCGGCATCGGCTCGCATCTTGATACCCAGCCGACCGGCGGCAAGTATGACGGCATCCTGGGGACGCTCGGGGCACTCGAAGTGATCCGCACGCTCAACGACGCCGGAATCGAGACCGAAGCGCCGATCTGTATCGTCAATTGGACCAACGAGGAAGGCTCGCGCTTCGCGCCGGCGATGATGGCCTCTGCGGCTTACGTTGGTGACTTCACCACCGATGACATTCTATCGCGTAAGGACATCGAGGGCACGACCGTCAGCGAGGCGCTCGACAGCATCGGCTATCGCGGCGACAAGCCGGTCGGCTTCCAGAAGCTCGGCTGCTTCGTCGAATTGCACATCGAGCAGGGGCCGATCCTGGAGGCCGAAGGCAGGACCATCGGCGTGGTCGATTCCGGACAGGGCGTACTCTGGTACGACGGCAAGATCTCCGGCTTCGAAAGCCATGCGGGCTCGACGCCGATGCCGTTGCGGCGCGATGCGCTGGCGACGCTGTCCGAGATCGTGCTGGCGATGGAGGCCATTGCCAGGAAGCACGGACCAAACGCAGTCGGCACCATCGGCGAGGCGGTGATCGCAAACCCCTCGCGCAACGTCATTCCCGGCGAAATCGCCTTCACCATGGACTGCCGCAGCGCCGATGGTGCCATCATGGACGCGCTCAATCGCGACCTGCGCGCCGCCATTGCCGAGATCGCCGCGCGCCGCAAGGTCGAGGTCAAGATCGACCTGGTCTGGCGCAAGCCGCCAACGCATTTCGATCCCAAGCTTGTTGCAGCCGTCGAGAACGCAGCGAAGGCGCTCGGCTATTCCTCGCGCCGGATCACCTCCGGCGCCGGCCACGACGCCTGCAACCTCAACACAATCATGCCGGCGGCCATGGTGTTCGTACCCTGCAAGGACGGCATCAGCCACAATGAGCTGGAGGATGCCACGCAAGCCGACTGCGCCGCGGGCACCAACGTGCTGATGCATACCATGCTGGCGATCGCCGGCGTCGCATCCTGA
- a CDS encoding transposase: protein MRHESLVNEDWARVVARLGGAEALNIGARETKAFVRPREIRNAVDLLRLILAYCLGERGLRLTAAWATSVGLVDVTSVALWYRLRQCGDWLTKLIGEALASGAPKASRGRLIRIVDATTVPKAGTRGRNKNAVWRVHSAFDLPQERFGHFELTDQQAGETLDRIPVIAGEIRLADRAYLQPERMAHLLEGGADFVIRAGWKSARWLDGDGDEVDLTAELRKASSRGLIDRPIWIKRKSGASALAVRLVAIKKPAQAAAEARRKARRAAQKGGHQLSSQTLDAADWVILVTSLKPEDFTTTDILALYRLRWRIELGFKRLKSVIGLKGPPGMDERSARPHILAHLLIILLLEPLVDELEDSPRLAQAA, encoded by the coding sequence ATGAGACACGAATCGCTCGTAAATGAAGACTGGGCGCGTGTTGTCGCCCGGCTTGGCGGGGCCGAGGCTCTCAACATCGGCGCGCGCGAGACGAAGGCGTTTGTTCGTCCGCGGGAGATCCGCAATGCGGTCGATCTGCTGCGCCTGATCCTGGCGTATTGTCTTGGCGAGCGAGGCCTGCGGCTGACGGCAGCATGGGCCACCTCGGTGGGACTGGTCGATGTCACCAGCGTGGCACTGTGGTATCGCTTGCGTCAGTGCGGGGACTGGCTGACGAAGCTGATCGGCGAGGCGCTTGCGAGCGGTGCGCCGAAGGCAAGCCGCGGTCGGCTGATCCGCATTGTTGACGCCACAACAGTGCCCAAGGCTGGAACGCGTGGCAGGAACAAGAACGCAGTATGGCGTGTCCACAGCGCGTTCGATCTGCCGCAGGAGCGCTTTGGTCACTTCGAACTGACCGATCAGCAAGCAGGCGAGACGCTGGACCGGATACCGGTGATTGCCGGCGAAATCCGGCTTGCCGATCGCGCCTATCTGCAACCAGAGCGCATGGCCCATCTGCTCGAGGGGGGCGCGGACTTCGTAATCCGCGCTGGCTGGAAGAGCGCGCGCTGGCTTGATGGCGACGGCGACGAGGTTGATCTGACAGCCGAACTGCGCAAGGCCTCGTCGCGCGGCCTGATCGATCGGCCGATCTGGATCAAGCGAAAGTCCGGCGCGTCGGCACTTGCCGTGCGTCTGGTTGCCATCAAGAAGCCGGCACAAGCTGCCGCGGAGGCACGACGCAAAGCGCGCAGGGCGGCCCAGAAGGGAGGACACCAGCTCTCAAGCCAAACCCTTGACGCTGCGGATTGGGTGATCCTGGTGACCTCGCTCAAGCCCGAGGACTTCACCACGACCGACATCCTTGCCCTTTATCGACTGCGATGGCGGATCGAACTCGGCTTCAAGCGGCTGAAGAGTGTGATCGGCCTAAAGGGACCGCCTGGAATGGACGAGCGGTCTGCCAGACCCCACATCCTTGCCCATCTGCTGATCATTCTATTACTCGAGCCGCTTGTCGACGAACTCGAGGACTCTCCCCGCTTGGCTCAGGCCGCCTGA
- a CDS encoding NAD(P)-dependent oxidoreductase: MRGVFVDANEALAVIMERLEKPGDPKVRIHRDPDIKPEQYPEILDGAEIAIVDHTALPTEVAKRCAGLKHVVFLGTGARSYMNPEELAELGISVHLIKGYGDTAVAESAIALMWASARAIAMMDREMRAGNWLREDGMQLTGKTLGLIGFGGIAAEVARIASGSGMKVIAWNRSPKSHPGVEFTDVDTLLAKSDVVSLHLLLNDETRGMVTRETIAKMKPGVVFINTARGAIVDEQAVIDALKSGHIRHAGLDVFNIEPLPAGHPLTKIPNVTLSAHSAFRTPEASENLIEAAWVHCRRIVKG; encoded by the coding sequence ATGCGCGGAGTTTTCGTCGACGCCAATGAAGCGCTCGCCGTGATCATGGAGCGGCTGGAGAAGCCCGGCGATCCCAAGGTGCGGATCCACAGGGATCCTGATATCAAGCCCGAGCAATATCCTGAAATCCTCGACGGCGCGGAGATCGCCATCGTCGACCACACGGCGCTGCCGACCGAGGTCGCCAAGAGGTGTGCGGGGCTGAAGCACGTCGTGTTCCTCGGTACCGGCGCGCGCAGCTACATGAATCCGGAGGAACTCGCCGAACTCGGCATCTCCGTGCACCTGATCAAGGGCTACGGCGACACGGCCGTGGCGGAATCCGCGATCGCGCTGATGTGGGCCTCCGCGCGCGCCATCGCGATGATGGACCGCGAGATGCGCGCCGGCAACTGGCTGCGCGAGGACGGCATGCAGCTCACCGGCAAAACGCTAGGCCTGATCGGCTTCGGCGGCATCGCAGCCGAGGTCGCGCGAATTGCCTCAGGCAGCGGCATGAAGGTGATCGCCTGGAACCGCTCGCCGAAGAGCCATCCAGGCGTGGAGTTCACTGATGTCGACACGCTGCTGGCGAAGAGCGATGTCGTGTCGCTGCATCTGCTGCTCAACGATGAGACGCGTGGCATGGTCACGCGTGAGACAATCGCCAAGATGAAGCCGGGCGTCGTCTTCATCAACACCGCGCGCGGCGCCATCGTCGACGAGCAGGCGGTGATCGATGCGCTGAAGTCGGGCCACATCCGTCATGCCGGTCTCGACGTCTTCAACATCGAACCGCTGCCGGCGGGCCATCCGCTGACAAAAATTCCGAACGTGACGCTGTCGGCGCATTCGGCGTTCCGCACGCCGGAGGCCAGCGAAAACCTGATTGAAGCAGCATGGGTCCATTGCCGCCGGATCGTGAAAGGATAA
- a CDS encoding malate/lactate/ureidoglycolate dehydrogenase, which yields MADYRIIKAEPLTNVIRAIVRAGGSTEREADLVSTNLVEANLRGHDSHGVGMIPRYVQSVTTGGLAVNQHVKIVLDTGPLLTLDGLTGYGQVIGHEAMELAAERAKRNGVCLVGLSNAHHIGRIGHWAEQCIDHGLVSIHFVNVISRPIVAPWGGSDARHGTNPFCVGIPRRGKDPIVLDFATSRIAQGKTRVAHNKGVELEPGTIIDNEGKPTVNPRYTVIPPYGAILPFGEHKGSGLALVCEILGGALSGGQVVKGPSDGKYNVLNGMLSIIIDPGKLGTGENLAREVESFVAWHTGSPPAPGVDKVRIAGEPERETKQKRLAEGIPVDPTTWQEILEAGKKFGLEQAAIEKIAG from the coding sequence ATGGCCGACTATCGCATCATCAAGGCAGAGCCGCTCACGAACGTCATCCGCGCCATCGTCAGGGCGGGCGGGTCCACGGAGCGCGAAGCCGATCTCGTGTCCACGAACCTCGTCGAGGCCAATCTCAGGGGACATGACTCCCACGGAGTCGGCATGATCCCGCGCTATGTCCAGAGCGTCACCACGGGCGGCCTCGCCGTGAACCAGCACGTCAAGATTGTGCTCGACACCGGTCCGCTTCTCACCCTCGACGGCCTCACCGGCTACGGCCAGGTGATCGGCCATGAAGCGATGGAGCTGGCGGCAGAGCGCGCCAAGCGCAACGGCGTGTGTCTCGTCGGCCTCTCCAACGCGCACCACATCGGGCGCATCGGCCACTGGGCCGAGCAGTGCATCGACCACGGGCTGGTCTCGATCCACTTCGTCAACGTGATCTCGCGCCCGATCGTGGCGCCCTGGGGCGGCAGCGATGCGCGCCACGGCACCAACCCGTTCTGCGTCGGTATCCCGCGCCGGGGCAAGGACCCCATCGTGCTTGATTTCGCCACCAGCAGGATCGCGCAAGGCAAGACGCGCGTCGCCCACAACAAGGGCGTCGAGCTCGAGCCCGGCACCATCATCGACAATGAAGGCAAGCCCACCGTCAATCCGCGCTACACCGTCATCCCGCCGTACGGCGCCATCCTGCCGTTCGGCGAGCACAAGGGTTCCGGGCTCGCGCTGGTGTGCGAAATCCTCGGCGGCGCGCTCTCGGGCGGGCAGGTGGTCAAGGGCCCGTCCGACGGCAAGTACAACGTCCTCAACGGCATGCTCTCGATCATCATCGACCCGGGCAAGCTCGGCACCGGCGAAAACCTCGCGCGCGAAGTCGAGAGCTTCGTCGCCTGGCACACTGGCTCGCCGCCCGCCCCCGGCGTTGACAAGGTCAGGATCGCCGGCGAGCCCGAACGCGAGACGAAGCAGAAGCGGCTTGCTGAGGGCATCCCGGTTGATCCGACCACCTGGCAGGAAATTCTTGAGGCCGGGAAGAAGTTCGGGCTGGAACAGGCGGCGATCGAGAAGATCGCGGGGTAG
- a CDS encoding tartrate dehydrogenase: protein MSKKQYRIAVIPGDGIGKEVMPEGQRVLEAAAKKHGVSLHFDHFDFSSYDYYEKHGQMMPDDWKEKIGKHDAIYFGAVGWPAKIPDHVSLWGSLIKFRREFDQYVNLRPVRLMPGVPSPLAGRKPGDIDFWVVRENTEGEYSSVGGRMFPDTDREFVTQQTVMTRIGVDRILKFAFELAQSRPKKHLTSATKSNGISITMPYWDERVEAMAKKFPGVKWDKYHIDILTANFVLHPDWFDVVVGSNLFGDILSDLGPACTGTIGIAPSGNINPEGDFPSVFEPVHGSAPDIAGQGIANPIGAIWSGAMMFEHLGEKEAGRSIVEAIERTLAERTLRTRDLGGNADTTACGKAVAEMVD from the coding sequence ATGAGCAAGAAACAATACCGGATCGCGGTCATTCCCGGCGACGGCATCGGCAAGGAAGTGATGCCCGAAGGCCAGCGCGTTCTGGAGGCCGCGGCGAAGAAGCACGGCGTCTCACTGCATTTCGATCATTTCGACTTCTCGTCTTATGACTATTACGAGAAGCACGGTCAGATGATGCCGGACGACTGGAAGGAGAAAATCGGCAAGCACGATGCGATCTATTTCGGCGCGGTCGGCTGGCCTGCCAAGATTCCGGATCACGTTTCCCTGTGGGGCTCGCTGATCAAGTTCCGCCGCGAGTTCGACCAGTACGTGAACCTGCGACCGGTGCGGCTGATGCCGGGTGTGCCGTCGCCGCTGGCGGGCCGCAAACCAGGCGATATCGATTTCTGGGTGGTGCGCGAGAACACCGAAGGTGAATATTCCTCCGTCGGCGGCCGCATGTTCCCCGACACCGACCGCGAGTTCGTGACGCAGCAGACGGTGATGACCCGCATCGGTGTCGACCGCATCCTGAAGTTCGCCTTCGAGCTCGCGCAGTCGCGGCCGAAGAAGCATTTGACCTCGGCGACGAAGTCGAACGGCATCTCCATCACCATGCCATATTGGGACGAGCGCGTGGAGGCGATGGCCAAGAAATTTCCGGGCGTGAAGTGGGACAAGTACCACATCGACATTTTGACCGCGAACTTCGTGCTGCATCCGGACTGGTTCGATGTCGTGGTCGGCTCCAATCTTTTCGGTGACATTCTCTCCGATCTCGGGCCGGCCTGCACCGGCACGATCGGCATTGCGCCGTCAGGCAACATCAATCCCGAGGGCGATTTCCCCTCAGTTTTCGAGCCTGTGCACGGCTCGGCGCCTGATATCGCAGGGCAGGGGATTGCGAACCCGATCGGCGCGATCTGGTCGGGCGCGATGATGTTCGAGCATCTCGGCGAGAAGGAAGCCGGCCGCTCGATCGTCGAGGCGATCGAGCGCACGCTGGCCGAGCGCACGCTGCGCACCAGGGACCTCGGCGGCAATGCCGACACTACGGCTTGCGGCAAGGCGGTCGCGGAGATGGTGGATTAA
- a CDS encoding LysR family transcriptional regulator: protein MLDFRSIETFLWVVKLGSFRGAAARLNTTQPAISQRIAQLEREMGVKLLNRDHRVASPTPSGRQMMVYAEKLIGLRAAMMAEIGDRSAMRGVMRLGVAETIVHTWLPRLVKSMNEVYPNLSLEIEVDITPNLTARLLAQEIELAFVVGPLSASGVHNRVLADYPIGFLASPSLGLGHGPVTPADLARFPIITFPRKTRPYEVVREVFDRPDLPPIRLHASASLATVIHMAVEGLGIAVIPDAIVESELADGRLQLLDTDLEIAPLKFTASWLASPDVVAVQRVAELACQIAQSSLAVDAPALARH, encoded by the coding sequence ATGCTGGACTTCAGATCGATCGAAACCTTTCTCTGGGTTGTGAAGCTCGGCAGCTTCCGTGGCGCCGCCGCACGGCTCAATACGACCCAGCCGGCGATCTCCCAGCGCATCGCCCAGCTCGAGCGCGAGATGGGCGTCAAGCTCCTGAACCGCGATCATCGCGTGGCGTCGCCCACCCCGAGCGGCCGGCAGATGATGGTCTATGCGGAGAAGCTGATCGGCTTGCGCGCCGCGATGATGGCCGAGATCGGCGATCGTTCTGCGATGCGCGGCGTGATGCGGCTCGGCGTCGCCGAAACCATCGTGCACACCTGGCTGCCGCGCCTGGTGAAGAGCATGAACGAAGTCTATCCGAATCTGTCGCTCGAGATTGAGGTCGACATCACGCCGAACCTCACTGCGCGGCTACTTGCGCAGGAGATTGAGCTTGCCTTCGTGGTCGGTCCGCTGTCAGCTTCGGGCGTGCACAATCGCGTGCTCGCCGACTATCCGATCGGCTTTCTCGCAAGCCCATCACTCGGGCTCGGCCACGGCCCGGTGACGCCCGCCGATCTCGCGCGGTTTCCGATCATCACCTTCCCGCGCAAGACCAGACCCTACGAGGTCGTGCGCGAGGTCTTCGACCGGCCCGACTTGCCGCCGATTCGTCTCCACGCCTCCGCCTCGCTTGCGACCGTGATCCACATGGCGGTGGAAGGGCTCGGCATTGCCGTGATCCCCGACGCCATCGTCGAGAGCGAGCTCGCCGACGGTCGGTTGCAATTGCTCGACACCGATCTGGAGATCGCGCCGTTGAAATTCACGGCAAGCTGGCTCGCCTCGCCCGACGTCGTGGCGGTGCAGCGCGTCGCCGAGCTTGCATGTCAGATTGCGCAGAGCAGCCTCGCGGTTGACGCGCCCGCGCTGGCGCGTCATTGA
- a CDS encoding amidase family protein: MSQDLIRETACSVVDKLRSGDVSPLELLDVLEKRIAEVDGKVNALPTLCFDRARTNAKALMQTPAGARGLLAGLPLPIKDLTDVAGVLNTQGSPIYKDNIPATSDVMVENLEANGAVVYAKSNTPEFGAGANTFNEVFGATLNPWDTTKSAAGSSGGAAVALATGMAWLAQGSDMGGSLRSPAAFCGVVGMRPSIGRVAHTPKSSIDRNLGVVGPMARNVEDLALLLDAMSGDYADDPLSLPAPTTSFLSAAQSGKKPKRIAYSPDLGITPVDPEVKSITRKAAERFAEAGAIVEEAHPDWREAHECFHVLRAFDFAITKANLLRTKRDLLKPEVIWNIEEGLKLTIEQLARAEAQRVGMTARAVAFFKTYDLLLTPTTIVPPFPIENRYVAECGGKRFENYVEWLGIVYAITVACCPSLSLPCGFTASGLPVGVQVVGPPRADAQVIAGAKVLEDILGLRGQTPIDPRVKK; this comes from the coding sequence TTGTCTCAAGACCTGATCCGCGAAACCGCTTGCTCCGTCGTCGACAAGTTGCGCTCCGGCGATGTTTCACCTCTCGAGCTGCTTGATGTGCTGGAGAAGCGCATCGCCGAGGTCGACGGCAAGGTCAACGCGTTGCCGACGCTGTGCTTCGATCGCGCGCGGACCAATGCTAAAGCGCTGATGCAGACGCCCGCGGGCGCGCGTGGGTTGCTGGCTGGCCTGCCGCTGCCGATCAAGGACCTGACCGATGTCGCGGGCGTGCTGAACACGCAGGGCTCGCCGATCTACAAGGACAACATTCCCGCGACCTCCGACGTCATGGTGGAGAATCTCGAGGCCAATGGCGCGGTCGTCTACGCAAAATCCAACACGCCGGAATTCGGCGCCGGCGCCAACACCTTCAACGAAGTGTTCGGCGCGACGCTCAATCCGTGGGATACGACCAAATCGGCGGCCGGCTCCTCCGGCGGCGCGGCGGTGGCGCTTGCCACCGGCATGGCCTGGCTCGCGCAAGGCTCGGACATGGGCGGCTCGTTGCGCAGCCCCGCCGCCTTCTGCGGCGTCGTCGGCATGCGGCCGAGCATCGGCCGCGTCGCCCATACCCCCAAATCGAGCATCGATCGCAATCTCGGCGTCGTTGGACCGATGGCCCGCAATGTCGAGGACCTCGCGCTGCTGCTCGATGCGATGAGCGGCGACTACGCGGATGATCCGCTGTCGCTGCCGGCACCGACAACCTCCTTTCTGTCGGCGGCACAATCGGGCAAGAAGCCGAAGCGCATTGCCTACTCGCCCGATCTCGGCATCACCCCCGTTGACCCCGAGGTCAAGTCCATCACCCGCAAGGCCGCCGAACGCTTTGCCGAGGCTGGTGCCATCGTCGAGGAGGCGCATCCGGACTGGCGCGAGGCGCATGAGTGCTTCCACGTGCTGCGCGCCTTCGATTTCGCGATCACCAAGGCCAATCTGCTGCGCACCAAGCGCGACCTGCTCAAGCCCGAAGTGATCTGGAACATCGAAGAGGGCCTCAAGCTCACCATCGAACAGCTCGCACGCGCCGAGGCGCAGCGCGTCGGTATGACCGCGCGCGCGGTCGCGTTCTTCAAAACCTACGATCTCCTGCTGACGCCGACCACGATCGTGCCGCCCTTCCCGATCGAGAACCGCTATGTCGCCGAATGCGGCGGCAAGAGATTCGAGAACTACGTCGAATGGCTCGGCATCGTCTATGCCATCACGGTGGCCTGTTGCCCGTCGCTGTCGCTGCCCTGCGGCTTCACGGCCTCGGGCCTGCCGGTCGGCGTGCAGGTCGTCGGGCCGCCGCGCGCGGACGCGCAGGTGATCGCGGGAGCGAAGGTGTTGGAGGACATTTTGGGTCTGCGCGGGCAGACGCCGATCGATCCGAGGGTGAAGAAGTAA